One window of Eisenibacter elegans DSM 3317 genomic DNA carries:
- a CDS encoding PAS domain-containing sensor histidine kinase, translated as MSTSKVYVNHQTPGMRLSSEMHAVLDVQGYILAINPVFVQCLRSTEEQLAGTDFKALLTPSAQELLTHTIQQALQQPDQPLPIKLDLQLADKQQQSQIKGRLLANNGQLYLVANLVVLQDAPLARFRRFFDMSLLDIVIILDQERRIIYANQGFSDMLGYLWRDTKNQPFDQFIHPEDSQIVIQAFDELKLAEGITKRLINRILLAEGGCKWIAWSALFAKGYYYVIANDVTENKQQELRITELLSDTMYLNQQLARQNEELSISRTQLTEAMKELEVRNFELDQFVYRVSHDLRAPLASILGLINLAKIDPNKTANFPRYLEMMSISIERLEQFITSLLDYSKGGRADSISEEIQFQLIIQEVLNDLKFAKYLYRLKIDTYIEPELKFINEPMRVRIIFSNIISNAVKFQNLQRQENWLKIRIESSSEEPDVISISFQDNGIGISQEVLNNIFSMFYRGTEMSDGAGLGLYIVKQTVERLNGKVVLNSVENEGTNIRILLPNLKA; from the coding sequence ATGAGTACAAGCAAGGTTTATGTCAATCACCAAACACCCGGAATGCGGCTTTCGTCCGAAATGCACGCCGTCCTCGACGTGCAGGGATATATCCTTGCTATCAATCCGGTATTTGTACAATGTCTGCGTAGCACCGAGGAGCAGCTCGCCGGAACAGACTTTAAAGCATTGCTGACCCCCAGTGCTCAAGAGCTATTGACCCATACCATCCAACAGGCACTCCAACAGCCTGACCAACCTCTGCCCATTAAGCTCGATCTCCAACTGGCTGATAAACAGCAGCAATCACAAATAAAAGGCCGTCTATTGGCCAACAACGGCCAACTCTATTTGGTAGCCAACTTGGTCGTATTGCAAGATGCACCCTTGGCGCGTTTCCGACGGTTTTTTGATATGTCGCTCCTCGATATTGTCATTATCTTAGACCAAGAGCGGCGCATTATTTATGCCAACCAAGGTTTTTCGGATATGCTGGGCTACCTGTGGCGCGATACCAAAAATCAACCTTTCGACCAGTTTATCCATCCCGAAGACAGCCAAATTGTTATCCAAGCATTTGACGAGCTCAAGTTGGCCGAAGGCATTACCAAGCGCCTCATCAACCGGATTCTTTTGGCCGAAGGAGGCTGCAAGTGGATTGCTTGGAGCGCCTTGTTTGCCAAAGGCTATTACTATGTCATTGCCAATGATGTAACCGAAAATAAACAACAAGAGCTGCGCATTACCGAACTGCTCAGTGACACGATGTACCTCAACCAACAACTGGCACGCCAAAACGAAGAGCTCTCTATCTCACGCACACAGCTGACCGAAGCGATGAAGGAGCTGGAAGTCCGCAATTTTGAACTCGACCAATTTGTATATCGTGTCTCACACGACTTGCGCGCCCCACTGGCCTCTATTTTAGGGCTAATCAACTTGGCCAAGATAGATCCCAACAAAACCGCAAACTTCCCCCGATACCTCGAGATGATGAGTATCAGCATCGAGCGTTTGGAGCAGTTTATTACCTCATTGTTAGATTATTCTAAAGGTGGTCGCGCTGATAGCATCTCCGAAGAAATTCAGTTTCAGTTGATTATCCAAGAAGTACTCAATGACCTGAAATTTGCCAAATACCTCTACCGTCTCAAAATAGATACCTATATTGAACCCGAATTGAAATTTATCAATGAGCCGATGAGGGTAAGAATTATTTTTAGCAATATTATTTCTAACGCAGTGAAGTTTCAGAACTTACAGCGGCAAGAGAATTGGCTCAAAATTCGAATAGAATCTTCCAGCGAGGAGCCAGATGTGATCAGCATTAGCTTTCAGGACAACGGCATTGGCATCAGCCAAGAAGTGTTGAACAACATTTTTTCGATGTTTTATAGAGGCACCGAAATGTCGGACGGAGCAGGCCTAGGGCTGTATATTGTCAAACAGACAGTAGAGCGCCTCAATGGCAAGGTGGTGTTGAATAGTGTAGAAAATGAGGGAACAAATATACGTATATTGCTTCCTAATTTGAAAGCTTGA
- a CDS encoding 2-oxoglutarate dehydrogenase E1 component: MDKYSYISNAHVDYIDEMYRAYKADQHSVDESWQRFFEGFEFSASYPNGSSAATAGTATDEDIKKEVKVRNLIYAYRGRGHLLAKTNPVRQRKDRRARLNLEDFDLTEADLDTVFQSGIAVTGQPMKLRDIIAALEKIYTQTIGFEFMYIREPEVLQWFLQKVEKESLEYQPTAEIEHRILSKLNEAVVFENFLQTKYLGQKRFSLEGAESTIPGLDAIINRSAELGTKEVVIGMAHRGRLNVLVNIVGKTYEAVFNEFEGTPPEEVMGDGDVKYHMGFSNTITTESGIPITLQLAPNPSHLEAVDPVVEGYARAKIDGLYHGNVDKVLPILIHGDAAVAGQGVVYEVVQMAKLEGYHVGGTIHFVINNQVGFTTDFDDARSSIYCTDVAKIIDSPVIHVNGDDVEAVVFACKLAAEFREKFNRDIFIDMVCYRRHGHNETDEPKFTQPKLYNAIAKHQNPREIYNEKLAARGKADADLAKKMDAEFRQMLQDRLNMVKQKAVPYKLQPMEEAWAKLRTASPTDFEKSPETGISAELIEKVGKALARVPEGFKPLRQIERLLADREDQFFKSKQLNWASAELLAYGSLLAEGKVVRMSGQDVRRGTFSHRHAVLLDTETNEPYFSLDYIAEEQERMRIYNSFLSEYAVLGFEFGYSMANPDALVIWEAQFGDFANGAQVMIDQFITSTESKWGRMNALVMLLPHGYEGQGPEHSNARPERFLQLSAEYNIIVANLTTPANLFHALRRQLTWEFRKPLVIMSPKSLLREPLVSSPIADFQEGRFQEVIGDDYVDAKQVKKVLLCTGKVYYDLYKKQQAEERKDIAIIRVEQLHPFPSKAVHFEISKYSKAKIVWVQEEPENMGYWTYVNRAYTYDSLSVIARKASASPATGYSKVHEKEQQAILEKAFA, from the coding sequence ATGGATAAATACTCATACATCAGCAATGCGCACGTAGATTATATCGACGAAATGTATCGCGCCTATAAAGCTGACCAACACTCGGTAGACGAAAGCTGGCAACGATTTTTTGAAGGCTTTGAGTTCTCGGCCAGCTACCCCAATGGGAGTAGTGCGGCTACAGCCGGAACAGCTACCGACGAAGACATCAAGAAAGAAGTCAAAGTACGCAACCTGATTTATGCTTACCGTGGGCGTGGGCACTTGCTCGCCAAGACCAACCCTGTACGCCAACGCAAAGACCGCCGCGCACGCCTGAACCTCGAAGATTTTGACTTGACCGAAGCCGATCTTGACACGGTGTTCCAATCAGGTATTGCCGTTACGGGGCAGCCAATGAAATTGCGTGACATTATCGCGGCGCTCGAAAAAATCTATACCCAAACCATTGGCTTTGAATTTATGTATATCCGTGAGCCGGAGGTACTCCAATGGTTTTTGCAAAAGGTAGAAAAAGAATCACTCGAATATCAACCTACTGCCGAAATTGAACACCGCATTTTGTCGAAACTTAATGAAGCTGTAGTGTTCGAAAACTTCCTCCAAACCAAATACTTAGGCCAAAAGCGTTTCTCGCTCGAAGGAGCCGAATCGACTATCCCGGGCTTGGATGCCATTATCAACCGCAGCGCCGAGCTAGGCACCAAAGAAGTGGTGATAGGGATGGCACACCGTGGCCGCCTGAATGTATTGGTAAACATTGTGGGCAAAACCTACGAGGCTGTCTTCAACGAGTTTGAAGGTACCCCCCCCGAAGAGGTGATGGGCGATGGCGATGTGAAGTACCATATGGGCTTCTCCAATACCATCACTACCGAAAGCGGTATTCCTATTACCCTACAGCTGGCTCCTAACCCCTCACACCTTGAAGCCGTAGACCCTGTAGTAGAAGGGTATGCGCGAGCCAAAATAGACGGGCTCTACCACGGAAACGTAGACAAAGTGCTGCCTATCCTCATCCACGGAGATGCTGCCGTAGCCGGCCAAGGCGTGGTGTATGAAGTAGTACAGATGGCCAAACTCGAAGGCTATCACGTGGGCGGAACCATCCACTTTGTCATCAACAACCAAGTAGGTTTTACAACCGACTTCGACGATGCACGCTCTAGCATCTACTGTACTGATGTCGCCAAGATTATCGACTCACCCGTCATTCACGTCAACGGAGATGATGTGGAGGCGGTAGTGTTTGCTTGTAAGCTGGCCGCAGAGTTCCGTGAGAAGTTCAACCGCGATATCTTCATCGATATGGTGTGCTACCGCCGCCACGGCCACAACGAAACCGACGAGCCTAAGTTTACCCAACCTAAGCTCTACAATGCCATCGCCAAGCACCAAAACCCACGCGAAATTTATAACGAAAAGCTCGCCGCCCGTGGCAAAGCAGATGCGGACTTGGCCAAGAAAATGGACGCAGAGTTCCGACAGATGCTACAAGACCGCCTCAATATGGTCAAGCAAAAGGCAGTGCCCTACAAGCTCCAGCCAATGGAAGAGGCTTGGGCTAAGCTGCGCACAGCCAGCCCTACTGATTTTGAAAAATCACCCGAAACCGGCATCTCTGCTGAGTTGATCGAAAAGGTAGGCAAGGCCTTGGCTAGAGTTCCGGAAGGCTTCAAGCCCCTGCGCCAAATTGAGCGCCTCTTGGCCGACCGCGAAGACCAGTTCTTTAAGTCAAAACAACTCAACTGGGCTTCTGCCGAGCTATTGGCCTATGGCTCTCTGCTAGCCGAAGGCAAGGTAGTCCGTATGAGTGGACAAGATGTGCGCCGAGGTACTTTCTCGCACCGCCACGCGGTATTACTCGATACCGAAACCAACGAACCGTATTTCTCGCTCGACTATATCGCCGAGGAACAAGAGCGTATGCGCATCTACAACTCTTTCTTATCGGAGTATGCCGTTTTGGGATTTGAGTTTGGCTACTCTATGGCCAACCCCGACGCACTTGTGATTTGGGAAGCGCAGTTTGGTGATTTTGCCAATGGCGCACAAGTGATGATAGACCAGTTCATTACCTCTACCGAAAGCAAGTGGGGACGTATGAACGCCCTAGTGATGCTCTTGCCACACGGCTACGAAGGCCAAGGCCCCGAGCACTCCAACGCCCGCCCTGAGCGCTTCTTGCAGCTATCGGCAGAGTACAATATCATCGTGGCCAATCTTACTACCCCGGCCAACCTCTTCCACGCCTTGCGTCGACAACTGACCTGGGAGTTCCGTAAGCCCTTGGTGATTATGTCGCCCAAGTCGCTCCTGCGTGAGCCATTGGTAAGCTCGCCCATCGCAGATTTCCAAGAGGGCCGTTTCCAAGAAGTCATCGGAGATGATTATGTAGATGCCAAGCAGGTCAAGAAAGTACTGCTCTGTACTGGCAAAGTATATTATGATTTGTACAAAAAACAACAAGCCGAAGAACGCAAAGATATAGCCATCATCCGTGTGGAGCAGCTACATCCTTTCCCTTCTAAGGCCGTACATTTCGAAATCAGCAAGTATAGCAAGGCCAAAATTGTGTGGGTACAAGAAGAACCCGAAAATATGGGCTACTGGACTTATGTGAATCGTGCCTATACCTATGATTCGCTCAGCGTGATTGCGCGCAAGGCCAGCGCCTCGCCAGCAACAGGCTACTCTAAAGTCCACGAAAAAGAGCAACAGGCTATTCTGGAAAAGGCCTTTGCTTAA